AACTGGAGAAGTCGCCAAAGCCGCTTgcgtttttcttcttttttgcgGGTACTACTGCCGTTAAAGATTGTGCGTCAGGTCTTTTAGGAGCACTCGGTTTCAGGTACTTGCCGACGCCTTCGCGATACACTTTAAGGGGCTCGTTTAAGCGTTTATGTTGTTCCAGCTTTTTGGCAGCTACTTCTTTGCTGATGGCTTCGTTAGCACGCTCGGTTGCCAATTGCTCTGCGGCCTCTTCGAATGGATTGACATACACCTGAGTGTTCTCTATAATGATGTCTTCAATGGGACGGTCCTTATTATCCACTTCAATGTTTTCCATCTTCTGCAGCGTCTCAAGGCCTCCCACCAATTTGCCAAAGATTGTGTGCTTGCCATCTAGTTGCTTGCACGAGCGATACGTTATAAAACTATGCGAAGAAATTAAGAGTGTTATTAATCGATCTTCAGCAAAAGTTTATTACTTACAATTGGGACCCATTGGTAGCAGGTCCGGCGTTGGCCATGGAGAGCACTCCACGTCCAGTATGTGACAGATTTGGTTTGAATTCATCCTCAAATGGCTTGCCCCAAATGGATTTTCCGCCGGATCCCGTACCCGTAGGATCCCCGCCTTGTATCTAaagcaaaagtatttaaaataactttgtTCAATCAACAAATCGTACAGCTACTTACAATAAAGTTTCTTATGGAGCGGTGAAATAAAACGTTATTATAATAACCGTCAGCGCAATGTTTGATGAAATTATCGCAGGCGCGCGGCGCTTGCTCGCAATAGAGCTCAAGGTTCAACGGACCAAAGTTGGTGTTCAAGCGCACATAGCCCTTTTTATTCACCCGTTCATATTTGACTAAATCATCATCTATGATGGCAGCCTCACTCTGAGAAACAGGCACCATAGCAGTGGAAGTAAAGCTGGCAGCAACTGCACCAGTTGAGTAATGTGCAGCGTTGAACTTGTCAGCTGTTTGCCTAGAGCTGGATGGTGCTTCCTCGGCGGGTTGATAGTCTTTCTGCAGCTGTGCCAACGTCTCCTTCGTCTCTAGATTCATGGTCTTGATGCGGCCCGAGGGATCTTTGCGTTCCAGTTCCTCTTCCTCAGTTAGAATGCGCAGGCTCTTGCGTATATAATAGAACTTGGATATATCATACTTTTCTAAATGTTGTGGATCTTGTATGGTAATGATGTCCTTGCGCAGGAATGGTGTGTCGTCAATCAAATCCTTCCAATTCTTGGTCTTGATATTCAACTGCTCGATAGCCTCCCAGCAGTAAACGTTGCCCGTAGTGCCCACGGCTACAATATGAGAGTTCTTGCTGAATGGCTTGAATAGAGCTGGGCAATGATACTCGTCGTTGGCATTCTTGTGGAAGTGCAGTTTAATCAATGATTTGGAGTCCATCTTTTGACCAGTAATGGGATTCACTTTGAACTTTTTCAGAAACTTCAATATGGCCTCATACTCGAACACATTGCCATTGAGATCACTGTAGGGCATCTCGAATGGAGCCATTGTTATGCAGCAATTGCCAAATGGCAAACGTTTAAACTTAATGTGCTCATTTTCCAAGGATTCAACTTTTTTGCCGCCATAGAACTCGCTCCATTCTGTGTACGTTAAGTACCTGAAGA
This is a stretch of genomic DNA from Drosophila albomicans strain 15112-1751.03 chromosome 3, ASM965048v2, whole genome shotgun sequence. It encodes these proteins:
- the LOC117569174 gene encoding RING-type E3 ubiquitin-protein ligase PPIL2; its protein translation is MGKRQHQKDKMYLTYTEWSEFYGGKKVESLENEHIKFKRLPFGNCCITMAPFEMPYSDLNGNVFEYEAILKFLKKFKVNPITGQKMDSKSLIKLHFHKNANDEYHCPALFKPFSKNSHIVAVGTTGNVYCWEAIEQLNIKTKNWKDLIDDTPFLRKDIITIQDPQHLEKYDISKFYYIRKSLRILTEEEELERKDPSGRIKTMNLETKETLAQLQKDYQPAEEAPSSSRQTADKFNAAHYSTGAVAASFTSTAMVPVSQSEAAIIDDDLVKYERVNKKGYVRLNTNFGPLNLELYCEQAPRACDNFIKHCADGYYNNVLFHRSIRNFIIQGGDPTGTGSGGKSIWGKPFEDEFKPNLSHTGRGVLSMANAGPATNGSQFFITYRSCKQLDGKHTIFGKLVGGLETLQKMENIEVDNKDRPIEDIIIENTQVYVNPFEEAAEQLATERANEAISKEVAAKKLEQHKRLNEPLKVYREGVGKYLKPSAPKRPDAQSLTAVVPAKKKKNASGFGDFSSW